The DNA region CATTGGGAAGAAAGTTACCATTATGGCGGTAATATTGTTAAAATGAGTAAAACCATTAACGATAAAGAAAGCTATTATGGATTAGGTGATAAACCAGAACATTTAAACTTAAAAGGAAAGCGTTTTGAAAATTGGGTTACAGATAGTTATGCGTTTGGTAAACATACAGATCCAATTTATAAAGCCATTCCGTTTTACACTGGATTACATCATAATAAATCTTACGGGATATTTTTTGATAATTCGTTTAGATCATATTTTGATTTTGGTCAGGAACGAAGACACGTTACAAGCTTTTGGGCACAAGGTGGAGAAATGAATTATTATTTCATTTACGGTCCTAAAATGAATGATGTCATAGAAAGTTACACAGATTTAACAGGAAAACCACATCAATTACCACCGTTATGGGCTTTAGGATTTCATCAATGTAAATGGAGTTATTACCCAGAAAGTGAAGTAAAAGAGATAACATCTACTTTTAGAAAATTACAAATCCCATGTGATGCTATTTATTTAGATATAGATTATATGGATGGATTTAGATGTTTTACATGGAATAAAGAATATTTTCCTGATCCAAAACGAATGGTTGCCGAGTTGGCTGCAGAAGGATTTAAAACCGTTGCCATTATAGATCCAGGAATTAAAATAGATAAAGAATATTCGGTGTTTAAAGAGGCTTTAGACAACGATTATTTTTGCAAAAGAGCAGATGGACCTTACATGAAAGGAAAAGTTTGGCCAGGTGAGTGTTATTTTCCAGATTTTACAAAACCAGAAGTTAGAGATTGGTGGTCAGGATTATTTAAAGAATTAATAGAAGATATTGGTGTAAAAGGTGTTTGGAATGACATGAACGAACCAGCAGTAATGGAAGTTCCAAATAAAACATTTCCGGATGATGTAAGACATGATTACGACGGTAATCCTTGCAGTCATCGTAAAGCACATAATATTTATGGTATGCAAATGGCAAGAGCAACGTACCATGGATTAAAAAAGTTTAATTATCCAAAACGTCCGTTTGTAATTACTAGATCTGCTTATTCTGGGACACAAAGATATACATCTACTTGGACAGGCGATAATGTTGCAACTTGGGAACATTTAAATATTGCAAATATTCAAGCACAAAGAATGGCAATGTCTGGATTTAGTTTTGTTGGAAGTGATATTGGTGGTTTTGCAGAACAGCCTCAAAGCGAACTTTTTACACGCTGGATACAGTTAGGTGTTTTTCATCCGTTTTGTCGTGTTCATTCTTCTGGTGATCATGGTAATCAAGAACCTTGGGCTTTTGACGAAGATGTAACCAATATTGTTAGAAAATTTATAGAATTACGCTATCAGCTATTACCATATCTATATACTGCTTTTTGGAAATTAGTAGAGCAAGGTACACCTTTATTAAAATCGTTAGTACTTTTTGATCAAGAAGATCCGCAAACACATTACAGAACAGACGAATTTATTTATGGTAATAAAATCTTAGTTTGTCCAGTACAAGAACCAAATGCTAAAGGTAGAAGAATGTATATTCCTAGAGGAAAATGGTATAACTTTTGGACCGAAGAAGTGGTAGAAGGAGGAAAAGAAAAATGGGTAGATGCAGAGATAGATAGTATGCCAATTTTTGTAAAAGAAGGTGCAATAATCCCTAAATACCCAATACAGCAACACGTAAAAGAAAAACAAATAGATCAAGTCACCTTAGATGTATATTATAAAGAAGGCAAAGAGCAATCAGAATTATACGATGATGCTCACGATGGTTACGATTACACAAAAGGAAGATATAGTTATAGGACTTTTAAATTAACAGGTAAGTCTAACGAGTTAATAATACAGCAACATAAAGAAGGTAAATACGAAGCGCCTTATCAAACTTTTAAACTAAATTTACACGGTTTGCCATTTACTATAAACGAAATACAAATTGATAACGAAAAAATAGAATTATCACATTTAAAAGAAAATGGTACAACAGTTATGACTGTAGATAAAAACTTTTCAGAAATTCATTTAATTGGACATTAAAAGTAAATTTTAACCGATTATAGATGAAATTTGTATTTTATCGAAATAAGTACGTGTCAATCCTATCTAAATAGAGATAAAATTGTTTAACTTTTTGTAAATTTATGACAATAGCTAAAAATACTATTTATGAAATATAAAAATCCAATAATTATAGCCTTTACATTGTTAATGTTTTTGTCATGTTCTACAAATCCATTTACAGGTAAAAAAACATTAGCATTAATACCAAATTCTCAATTATTTCCAACTTCATTTTCACAATACAATCAAGTATTATCTGAAGGAAAAGTAATTACAGGAACACAAGAGTCCGAAATGATTAAACGTGTTGGTCAACGTATTGCTGTAGCTGCAGAACGTTGGTTAAATGCAAACGGAAAAACAGGTTATTTAAACGATTATAAATGGGAATATAACCTAATACAAGAAGATGTGGTAAATGCTTGGTGTATGCCAGGTGGTAAAATAGCATTTTACACAGGAATATTACCAGTTGCTCAAAACGAAACTGCAATAGCAGTAATTATGGGACATGAAGTAGCACATGCGTTAGCAAACCATGGTCAACAACGTATGAGTGCTGGTATGTTACAACAAGGATTAGCTGTAGCAGGAAATATTGCCATTAAAGATGAAAAATCTAGAAATGCATTTAATCAATATTACGGTATTGGATCACAAGTTGGTGTAATGTTACCATTTAGTAGAAGCCATGAGACAGAGGCAGATAGAATAGGATTGTATCTTACAGCAATAGCAGGATATAATCCAGATGAAGGTGCAGAATTATGGAAGCGAATGGCACAAGCAAGTGGAGGACAAGCGCCACCAGAAATTTTAAGTACGCATCCGGCAAATCAAACAAGAATAAATAACCTTACAGCACTGTCGCCTCAAGCAAAAGCTGAAGCAAAAAAGTTTGGAGTAAGTGCTTTTAGACCAATTGGTAATTATTAGTATTATTAAAAAATAATTAATTAATTTCGAAGCTGTTCTTTAATTAGAGCAGCTTTGTTATTTTTATGGCAACTAACCAATTCTAACCTATGGAAAACCTTCAAAAAGGAAGTAAAAAACTATTAAATGCTTGGGCATTTTACGATTGGGCAAATTCAGTTTACACGTTAACTATTGCATCTTCAATATTTCCTATTTTTTATTCGGCATTATTTATAAATCAAACAGAAAAAATAGTACCAGCGTTTGGATTTGATTTTAAAAGTACTGCGTTAATAACGTTTATTACAGCTTTTACGTTTTTAGTTGTAGCATTTACCTCTCCAATATTATCGGGTATTGCAGATTATGTAGGGAATAAAAAAAACTTTCTGAAATTTTTCTGTTACGTTGGTGGTTTTGGTTGTATAGGATTATATTTTTTCAGTTTAGAAAATATTTATATCAGTCTGTTATTCTATTTTATGGGATTAATAGGATATTGGGGAAGTTTGGTATTTTACAACTCATACTTACCAGATATAGCTTATCCAGAACAGCAAGATAGTATTAGTGCAAAAGGATTTAGTATGGGATATATTGGTAGTGTAACACTACTAGTTATTAATTTGGTAATGGTTATGTATCCTAATGTTTTTTTTATCGCTGATGAAGTTTTAGAAAACGGACAAATTGTTCAATCAGCATCTCAAGTGGCAATGCGTTACTCTTTTGTAATGGTTGGTATTTGGTGGATTGGATTTAGTCAATATAGTTTTTATTGGTTACCTAAAGGAACTTCTACAGGACAAAAAGTTACTAAAGATGTGGTTTTAAACGGTTTTAAAGAACTTAAAATAGTTTGGAGAGCATTAAAACAAAACATAGTTCTTAAAAAATATTTACAATCGTTTTTTGTGTTTAGTATGGCTGTTCAAACTATTATGTTGGTAGCAGTATATTTTGGTGAAGAAGAAATTAATTGGGGAAGTGACGATGCTAAAACAATGGGTTTAATTGTAAGTATTTTAATCATACAATTAATAGCTATTTTAGGTGCAATTTTAACATCTAGAGCATCATCTAAATTTGGAAATATAAAAACATTAATTGCGATTAATTTTATATGGATGAGTTTATGTTTTTATGCTTATTTCATGGAATCGCCTATGCAATTTTATATTGCTGCAGCTTCAGTTGGATTTGTTATGGGAGGAATACAAAGTTTAGCACGATCTACATACTCTAAATTTTTGCCAGAAACTAAAGATACGACCTCTTACTTTAGCTTTTTTGATGTTGCTGAAAAAATAGGAATTGTAATAGGTATGTTAATTTACGGAACAATAGATCAAGTTACAGGAAGTATGAGAAATTCTATTTTATTCTTATTTATCTTTTTCTTAATTGGCATATTCTTACTTTTTAGAGTATTAAAGCAACAAAAATTAGAATAAATCTTTATGTTTGTAATCACAAAGAACATAATTATGAAACTATCTACTCTTACTTTTTTAGCACTATTTATTCTACTAACAGCTTTTACTTGTGAAAATGAACCTTTAGAAGGTGATTTTGTTGTAGAAGAATCTAATGACGGAAATACAAACAATCCTAATAACGTAGCATTAGAAGGAACTTGGTTATTAACAGCATGGAATAGTGATAATCCTGTAGATATTAATAATGATGGTACAGCTAGTACAAATTTATTAGCAGAATTTAATTGCTATAATAATGAAACTTTAGTTTTTACTTCTAATGGAATGGGAAGTGCAAACAGTACGTCTTATGCAGATTTTTCTTTTGAAATTGAAGTGGGAACAACAGATAGTTATATTTACTCTGTAGACTGTATACAAGAGACAGAAATATCACCTTTTACATGGATACAATCTGGTAATAATGTAGCAATAAGTGTTACTGGCGGAGTAACAACTAACTGGACCTTAACCAATAATCAATTATCTATTTTAATTCCTGAAGGTTTTATGGCTTTTAGTGAAGACTTTACTACAACAGTGACCGAAGATTTAACTTTTGTTTATACCAAACAATAAGTATAGCATAATAAAAAAAAGCCACTATTTAAATAGTGGCTTTTTTTATGTAATTAAAATTTTACTAGTTACTTATATCTCCAGAACCAGTTACTTTTTTATTTACTTTTTCTGGATGTCCTTTGTATTCAATATCACCAGATCCAGTAACTTTTGCATCTAATTCTTTTTTTGCAATTACTTCTATGTCACCAGATCCTGTAACTTTAGCTTTAGTATGATTTGCCTCTAATCTAGCTCCGTGAAAATCTCCAGATCCTGTAACTGTAACATCTAATAGATTTGTTACACCTGTTAAAGTTAAATCTCCAGATCCTGTAACTGTTGCTTCTATATCGCTTGCTTCTACATCTAAAGTAATATCACCAGATCCTGATATTTTAGACTTAAAATTTCTAGATTTTATAGTTGTATTTGTAGTTACATCTCCAGATCCGGATAAACTAACTTCATCTATATCTTGATAAGGAATTATAATTTTTATTGTTTTATTAAAACTAGGTCTTAGGTTAATATTGTTTTCAATTTTAATAATTAATGTACTGCCTTGTGTTTCTGTAATGATATAATCCAATAGATTACTTTCTCCTTCAAGAGTAATGTTACCTTCTTTACCATTTACTAAATTAAAGTCCATCCAACCAGCTAATTTTATTTGATCATAGCTAGATGTAGTTTTTGTTATTGTAGTAACATTACCGTTTCCTTTTATTTTTTTGTTTCCCCATTGTGCGTAACTACAATTAAAGCTTAACACAGTAATTACTGTAATTAAAGAGATTTTAAACGTTTTCATTTGTTTAGATATTTATAGATTAATAGTTTATTTATTGTCAAAAGTCACACTACCGTAATCGGAGTTTATTCTAATCAGGTTTCCAGAGCTACTTTTTAAGTTATACCCTTTATAGTGTTTGCTTGTAGATTTTACATCTCTTAAATTAAATTCAAAATCGTCATCACCACTAAGTCCGCCATAGTCTAAATCGATTTCAAAATCAAATGCATATTGGCTATCTATTCCAATTTTAATACCAACGTAATCAGAATCTATAAACACATTTCTAGCGTTTTTGGTCATTTTTTCAATTTTTATAGAGCCATAATCAGCTTCAATAGAAATGTTTTTATAAACATCACCAACAACAACAGTCAGGTAATCACCGTTTCCTTTTAAATTATTGATATTGTTAACTCTTAAACTTCCGTAATCGCAATTGTAATTAACGTTTTCGGCAATTTCTATTAAAGAATTTGTGTAATCTGCAATAATATCCAATTGTTTAGCTTTTGCTACTGTATAACCGCTGTAATCAGCATTAATTCGTCCTTTATTTATGTATTCAAAATAGCTGTTATTTGTATAGTCAAAAGTAAGGTTGTTAGTTGTGCCTAATAACTCTTTAGTAGTTATTTTACCATAATCACAGTTAATAGTGGCGTTACCTTCTAAAGTTCCTAAATTTATGCTGCCATAATCGTTGGTTAGGTCTACATTATTGGTTTTTGGCATTTTAACTAAATAGTTAATTTTAATATTTACGTTGTTTTTACTATTCCAATTCCACCAAGAACTTTTTTTAGAAGTACCTATTCTTGTTTGCGCAGAAACATAAGTATCGTTTGCAGAAAAATCTACTGTAATATCATCTAGTTTTTCTTGAACATCTTCAAGATCGTTACCGTTTGTAGAAATTATTATTTCAAAAACAATTTTGTTTTGATCCCAAGTAACAATATCAAGATTGCCATATTTGTTATCAATTTTTAGTGTTGCGTTGCTGCTAACATCGTAAGATTTATTAATTGTTTTTTTCTTGGTGTGTTTGCCTTCCCAATTGGTCAAATTATTTGCTGTAATTAATACAGGAAATAAGAGAAGTAGAGTTAGGTTATATAGTAGTTTCATAATTATTTTGTTTAAGTTCTTTTTGGTCTTCTATGTATTGTAAAGTGGTTTTTAAAATATCTATTCGGTTTTGAAAGTTGGTAATCATTGCAAAAATCACAAGCTGATCTTCACCACTTTCATTAAGGCTAATTTTAAGTTGTTCGTATTCTTTTTCTAGTTCTTCTAATCTAAACATAGCATCTTTTATAATTGCTTTTGTATCTTCAGTTTGTACGTTTTTAAGTTTATTTAATTCAAAAGCAATTGTACTTGTAAAAAAATGTTGGGTTTCTGCCATTTCTGGAGAAACACTTGCTAAATCGTATACAGGTTGTTCTGTTTTTAAAGCAAAACTTATGGTTACTATTAAAACAATTGTTGCAGCAACAGCCAATAGAGGTTTTAAATAACTTTTAGTTGTCTTAGCAACTTGTTGTTGGTTATTTAGTTTGTTTAAAAATCTATCTTGATGACCAATTGTAGGATTTTGTGTATCCCATTGGTTATTTAATCTATCAAATAGTTGATCTAAATTATCTTTGCTCATAATAATTAGTATAACTGTTCTAGTTTTTTTCTTAAGCTATTTTTTGCTCTAGAAATCATTGTTCTACAATTAGCATAGCTAATGTTTAGTACATCACCAATTTCTTCGTAATCGTAACCTTCAATTAAATTTAATGTAAGTACGACTTTATAATTTGGTTTTAAATGGTTTAAAGTTTCAAGTACTTGTTGCGCTTTTATAGATGTAAAATCTGTTTGATTATCTACACCTTGATGGTCTTCTACTTTATACATTACATGATCTAAGTTTACATCTAAATGCTTGTTTTTATTAAATGCATGTATGCTATTGTTAATTACTATTCGTTTTAACCAACCACCAAAAGTACTTTTATCTTTTAGCGTATCTAGTTTTGAAAACGCTGTAATAAAAGAGTCTTGCATAATATCTTCAGCTTCAAAACTATTATTTACAATCCTAAAAGACGTGTTATACATAGCATGGTAATATCTATTGTAAAGCTCAATTTGAGCTTTTTGATTACCAGTTATACATAGCATAACAAGCTGTTTTGTATTGTGATTAGTTAGTGACAAATAATTGATGGTTTGTTATTAAGAGTTAAATTAATAATCATTGTTACACTTTTTAGATTTTTTTTTAAAATTATTTAAAAAGCTTAGTAAATAGTAATGTTTTAAATTACGGTTAATATGGCACGTTAATTGAATTTTATTAGCATATACATAATCTTTAAATCATGTTATAGTAAACATTATCAATGGTTTAGGTTGTGTTTTGTAAATAACTATTAAAAGTAAAAAGGTGAAAATGTTATAAATCTGTGACATTTTGACCTAAAACATATCTATGAAAAAATCTAATTTTATATCACTTGACAGTTTGTCATTACAGGATTTTGACGAAAATTCAGAATTAATTCCATTAATGACACCTGAAGATGAAGAAAAAATAAACAAAGAAGAATTACCAGCAAGTTTACCAATTTTATCTTTACGTAATACGGTGTTATTTCCAGGTGTAGTTATTCCTATTACTGCAGGAAGAGATAAATCTATAAAACTAATTAACGACGCCAATAAAGGCGGAAAAGTAATTGGTGTTGTAGCACAAAAAGATGAAGACGTAGAAGATCCAAAAGCTGCAGATATCAATCAAGTTGGTACTGTTGCAAGAATTTTAAAGGTATTAAAAATGCCTGATGGTAACACAACCGTGATTATTCAAGGTAAAAAACGCTTTAAGATAGATCAAGTTATTACAGAAGATCCTTATATACAAGCAACAATTACCGAAGTAGCAAAAGCAACGCCTGCGCCAAAAACAGAAGAATTTAATGCAATTATAGATAGTATTAAAGACTTAGCTGTGCAAATTATCAAGGATAGTCCAAACATACCTACAGAAGCGACGTTTGCTATAAAAAATATAGAAAGCGAATCGTTTTTAATCAACTTTGTGTCTTCTAATATGAATTTAACAGTAGAAGAAAAACAAAAGTTATTAGAAATAGATGATCTTCAAGATAGAGCATTAGAAACGTTACGTTACATGAATATCGAACTTCAAAAACTGGAGTTAAAAAACGATATACAATCCAAAGTACAAAGTGACTTAAATCAGCAACAACGTGAGTATTTCTTAAATCAGCAATTAAAAACCATTCAAGAAGAATTAGGTGGCGGAAATGCTGAAGAAATTGAAGAAATGAAAACTCGTGCCAAATCTAAAAACTGGGACGAAAAAGTGGCAAAGCATTTTGAAAAGGAATTATCTAAAATGCAAAGAATGAATCCGCAAGTTGCCGAGTATTCTATTCAACGTAACTATTTAGATTTATTTTTAGACTTACCGTGGAACGAGTTTAGCGAAGATAAATTTGATTTAAAACGCGCACAAAAAATATTAGATCGTGATCATTATGGTTTAGACGATGTTAAAAAACGTATCATAGAGCATTTAGCAGTTTTAAAATTGCGAAATGATATGAAATCGCCAATTATCTGTCTATACGGTCCACCAGGAGTTGGTAAAACATCTTTAGGAAAATCTATTGCAGAAGCTTTAGGTAGAGAATACGTGCGTATTAGTTTAGGAGGATTACGTGATGAGGCAGAAATTAGAGGTCACCGTAAAACATACATTGGTGCAATGCCAGGTCGTATTATACAAAGTCTTAAAAAAGCAGGAACTTCAAATCCGGTTTTTGTATTAGATGAAATTGATAAGTTGTCAAATTCGCATCAAGGTGATCCTTCTTCAGCATTATTAGAAGTGTTAGATCCAGAGCAAAATAGCGAGTTTCATGATAACTTCTTAGAAATGGGTTACGACCTATCAAAAGTAATGTTTATTGCCACTTCAAATAGTTTAAATACCATTCAGCCAGCATTAAGAGACCGTATGGAAATCATTAATGTTACAGGTTATACTATCGAAGAAAAAGTTGAAATAGCTAAGCGTCACTTACTACCTAAACAGTTAAAAGAACACGGTTTAAGTGATAAAGATTTAAAAATTGGTAAAGCTCAGTTAGAAAAAATAGTTGAAGGTTACACACGCGAATCTGGTGTACGTGGATTAGAAAAACAAATAGCAAAAATGGTGCGTCACGCAGCAAAAAATATTGCTATGGAAGAAGAGTACAACATTAAGGTAACTAACCAAGATGTAATAGATGTACTTGGCGGACCAAAATTAGAGCGTGATAAATACGAGAATAATAACGTTGCAGGTGTAGTTACAGGATTGGCTTGGACACGTGTTGGCGGTGATATATTATTTATAGAATCTATTTTGTCTAAAGGAAAAGGAGCAATGACAATTACCGGTAATTTAGGTAAAGTCATGAAAGAGTCTGCGACAATTGCTATGGAATATATTAAAGCAAATGCCGAAATTTTAGGAATAAAATCAGATGTCTTTAATAATTATAACGTTCATATTCACGTACCAGAAGGCGCAACTCCAAAAGATGGACCAAGCGCAGGAGTAACTATGTTAACGTCTTTAGTGTCATTATTTACTCAAAAGAAAGTAAAAAAGAGCATAGCAATGACTGGAGAAATTACACTTCGTGGGAAAGTTTTGCCAGTTGGTGGAATAAAAGAAAAAATTCTAGCTGCAAAACGCGCAAGAATTAAAGAAATATTACTTTGCGAAGACAATAGACGTGACATAGAAGAAATCAAGCCAGAGTATTTAAAAGGTCTTACATTTCACTATGTAACAGATATGAAAGATGTAATAGATATAGCGATAACTAATACAAAAGTTAAAAACGCTAAAACATTATAATTTTTATATAAAAATGAAATATTTTCTATTGGTTGCCATAAGTATGGCAACCTTTTCTGTTAAAGGACAAAATAGTGATCAGATAAATATAATTCTTGATGGTCAACCAGCTGTTTTAAATGTTAAAACAGGCGAAACTAAGTTGCTAAATGGACAAACTATTAAGGAAGGAGTAGTAGTATCCAAAGGTGATTCAGAAAATATTATAACAATACATGCTGTTTTAAAAGGCGAAACGCTTTACAGTATTTCTAAAACGTATGGAATTAGTATTGCACAATTAAAAGCAGTAAACAATCTATCCAATAATATTATAAATGTAAACCAAACTTTAAAAATTGGTTATGATAGTTCAAGAGAAATTAAAAACTATTGGAAAGTAAAAAAAGGAGATACTTTATATGCAATTGCTAGGCAAACAGGTTTGTCGGTAGATGTAATAAAACGAATAAATAATTTACAAAACAACATTATAAAAATAGATCAGGTGTTGTTGTTAAAGTAATTAAAATCAATGCTTTATATTTGCTTTGGCAAACTTTAATTATTTCATATGAAACGCTTAATACTTATCTCATTTTTATTAATTTTTCAATTCAGTTTCAGTCAAGAAAATGAAGAGTTTTTACCAATCGTGATAGAAGGTCAAGATGCTTTTTTATCTACAAAAACAGGCGAATATGTACTTTTAGATCATGATAATACCAACCCAAAAGAGTTAAAAACTACAGCAAGTGGTGTTGTTTATAACGATATAAAAATTCATGAAATTAAAAAAGGTGAAACCTTAAGTAAAATAGCCAAACAATACAATGTAGATGTAAATCAATTAATGGAAGATAATGACTTGTCTTCTAAAAAATTAGATTTAAACCAAAAGCTAAAAATTATAATTAAAAAATTAATTCCTTCAAGTAGTCCAACTATTAGTTATTCTGGTGACGAAAGAATTGTAGCAAGACTACAACCGGGACAATCACCATCTACCTTATCGCCGCCACCAGTAAATAATAAACCAAATGCGACAACAAATAAAAGCGCACAAAACACTTTGTCAAAACCAATTTTGATACCTAACACTTCAGAAAATAATGAAACTGATGAGGTAAAAAAAGCAAAATTAGAATTGTTAGAAGCGCAAAAGAAGTTGGAAGAGGCAAAGCTTAAAGCTTCTAAAGAAAATCAACTACCAGAATATCATACCATAAAAAAGAACGAAACCTTTTATAGTATAGCTAAACAATACAATTTAACAGTTCAAGAGTTAAAGCAATTAAATAAAGTAGATATTAATAACCTTAAAATAGGACAAAAGATTAAATTACGTTAAAAAAATAAATCAACTATAATATCGTTTTAAAAGAGATTTATTTATTTTGCAGCGTTTATGTATAAAAAAATTGTCCCACTAGTACTATTCTTTTTTAGCACGTATTGTTTTTCGCAATTAGGTGGACAATCTACATATCAATTTTTAAATTTAGTTGCTTCGCCGCGTCAAGCAGCGCTTGGTGGTAAAGTCTTAACCAATGTAGACTATGATGTGACACAAGCATTATATAACCCTTCTACTATTAATGTAAATATGGATAACCAATTTGCATTAAACTACAGTAGCTATTTAGGCGGAATAAACTACGGTACTGCTGCATATGCCTATACTTGGGACAGACGTACGCAAACCTTTCATGCTGGAGTAACCTATATTAATTATGGTGATTTTGATGGTTATGACGAGCAAGGAAATCC from Mesoflavibacter profundi includes:
- a CDS encoding glycoside hydrolase family 31 protein — encoded protein: MITNTELEQKGNLFPSKIINFSKDVDTLYFYTENDVVLQLTVLRDSVLRFRYTTTGNFENDFSYAITKYASTGYNHLEISENEKFYIVRTSKLICNISKENLKISIYDSLDGTLINEDELGFHWEESYHYGGNIVKMSKTINDKESYYGLGDKPEHLNLKGKRFENWVTDSYAFGKHTDPIYKAIPFYTGLHHNKSYGIFFDNSFRSYFDFGQERRHVTSFWAQGGEMNYYFIYGPKMNDVIESYTDLTGKPHQLPPLWALGFHQCKWSYYPESEVKEITSTFRKLQIPCDAIYLDIDYMDGFRCFTWNKEYFPDPKRMVAELAAEGFKTVAIIDPGIKIDKEYSVFKEALDNDYFCKRADGPYMKGKVWPGECYFPDFTKPEVRDWWSGLFKELIEDIGVKGVWNDMNEPAVMEVPNKTFPDDVRHDYDGNPCSHRKAHNIYGMQMARATYHGLKKFNYPKRPFVITRSAYSGTQRYTSTWTGDNVATWEHLNIANIQAQRMAMSGFSFVGSDIGGFAEQPQSELFTRWIQLGVFHPFCRVHSSGDHGNQEPWAFDEDVTNIVRKFIELRYQLLPYLYTAFWKLVEQGTPLLKSLVLFDQEDPQTHYRTDEFIYGNKILVCPVQEPNAKGRRMYIPRGKWYNFWTEEVVEGGKEKWVDAEIDSMPIFVKEGAIIPKYPIQQHVKEKQIDQVTLDVYYKEGKEQSELYDDAHDGYDYTKGRYSYRTFKLTGKSNELIIQQHKEGKYEAPYQTFKLNLHGLPFTINEIQIDNEKIELSHLKENGTTVMTVDKNFSEIHLIGH
- a CDS encoding M48 family metallopeptidase produces the protein MKYKNPIIIAFTLLMFLSCSTNPFTGKKTLALIPNSQLFPTSFSQYNQVLSEGKVITGTQESEMIKRVGQRIAVAAERWLNANGKTGYLNDYKWEYNLIQEDVVNAWCMPGGKIAFYTGILPVAQNETAIAVIMGHEVAHALANHGQQRMSAGMLQQGLAVAGNIAIKDEKSRNAFNQYYGIGSQVGVMLPFSRSHETEADRIGLYLTAIAGYNPDEGAELWKRMAQASGGQAPPEILSTHPANQTRINNLTALSPQAKAEAKKFGVSAFRPIGNY
- a CDS encoding MFS transporter; translation: MENLQKGSKKLLNAWAFYDWANSVYTLTIASSIFPIFYSALFINQTEKIVPAFGFDFKSTALITFITAFTFLVVAFTSPILSGIADYVGNKKNFLKFFCYVGGFGCIGLYFFSLENIYISLLFYFMGLIGYWGSLVFYNSYLPDIAYPEQQDSISAKGFSMGYIGSVTLLVINLVMVMYPNVFFIADEVLENGQIVQSASQVAMRYSFVMVGIWWIGFSQYSFYWLPKGTSTGQKVTKDVVLNGFKELKIVWRALKQNIVLKKYLQSFFVFSMAVQTIMLVAVYFGEEEINWGSDDAKTMGLIVSILIIQLIAILGAILTSRASSKFGNIKTLIAINFIWMSLCFYAYFMESPMQFYIAAASVGFVMGGIQSLARSTYSKFLPETKDTTSYFSFFDVAEKIGIVIGMLIYGTIDQVTGSMRNSILFLFIFFLIGIFLLFRVLKQQKLE
- a CDS encoding lipocalin family protein; this translates as MKLSTLTFLALFILLTAFTCENEPLEGDFVVEESNDGNTNNPNNVALEGTWLLTAWNSDNPVDINNDGTASTNLLAEFNCYNNETLVFTSNGMGSANSTSYADFSFEIEVGTTDSYIYSVDCIQETEISPFTWIQSGNNVAISVTGGVTTNWTLTNNQLSILIPEGFMAFSEDFTTTVTEDLTFVYTKQ
- a CDS encoding head GIN domain-containing protein — protein: MKTFKISLITVITVLSFNCSYAQWGNKKIKGNGNVTTITKTTSSYDQIKLAGWMDFNLVNGKEGNITLEGESNLLDYIITETQGSTLIIKIENNINLRPSFNKTIKIIIPYQDIDEVSLSGSGDVTTNTTIKSRNFKSKISGSGDITLDVEASDIEATVTGSGDLTLTGVTNLLDVTVTGSGDFHGARLEANHTKAKVTGSGDIEVIAKKELDAKVTGSGDIEYKGHPEKVNKKVTGSGDISN
- a CDS encoding RNA polymerase sigma factor yields the protein MLCITGNQKAQIELYNRYYHAMYNTSFRIVNNSFEAEDIMQDSFITAFSKLDTLKDKSTFGGWLKRIVINNSIHAFNKNKHLDVNLDHVMYKVEDHQGVDNQTDFTSIKAQQVLETLNHLKPNYKVVLTLNLIEGYDYEEIGDVLNISYANCRTMISRAKNSLRKKLEQLY
- the lon gene encoding endopeptidase La is translated as MKKSNFISLDSLSLQDFDENSELIPLMTPEDEEKINKEELPASLPILSLRNTVLFPGVVIPITAGRDKSIKLINDANKGGKVIGVVAQKDEDVEDPKAADINQVGTVARILKVLKMPDGNTTVIIQGKKRFKIDQVITEDPYIQATITEVAKATPAPKTEEFNAIIDSIKDLAVQIIKDSPNIPTEATFAIKNIESESFLINFVSSNMNLTVEEKQKLLEIDDLQDRALETLRYMNIELQKLELKNDIQSKVQSDLNQQQREYFLNQQLKTIQEELGGGNAEEIEEMKTRAKSKNWDEKVAKHFEKELSKMQRMNPQVAEYSIQRNYLDLFLDLPWNEFSEDKFDLKRAQKILDRDHYGLDDVKKRIIEHLAVLKLRNDMKSPIICLYGPPGVGKTSLGKSIAEALGREYVRISLGGLRDEAEIRGHRKTYIGAMPGRIIQSLKKAGTSNPVFVLDEIDKLSNSHQGDPSSALLEVLDPEQNSEFHDNFLEMGYDLSKVMFIATSNSLNTIQPALRDRMEIINVTGYTIEEKVEIAKRHLLPKQLKEHGLSDKDLKIGKAQLEKIVEGYTRESGVRGLEKQIAKMVRHAAKNIAMEEEYNIKVTNQDVIDVLGGPKLERDKYENNNVAGVVTGLAWTRVGGDILFIESILSKGKGAMTITGNLGKVMKESATIAMEYIKANAEILGIKSDVFNNYNVHIHVPEGATPKDGPSAGVTMLTSLVSLFTQKKVKKSIAMTGEITLRGKVLPVGGIKEKILAAKRARIKEILLCEDNRRDIEEIKPEYLKGLTFHYVTDMKDVIDIAITNTKVKNAKTL
- a CDS encoding LysM peptidoglycan-binding domain-containing protein — protein: MKYFLLVAISMATFSVKGQNSDQINIILDGQPAVLNVKTGETKLLNGQTIKEGVVVSKGDSENIITIHAVLKGETLYSISKTYGISIAQLKAVNNLSNNIINVNQTLKIGYDSSREIKNYWKVKKGDTLYAIARQTGLSVDVIKRINNLQNNIIKIDQVLLLK